A genomic region of Salvelinus sp. IW2-2015 unplaced genomic scaffold, ASM291031v2 Un_scaffold5572, whole genome shotgun sequence contains the following coding sequences:
- the LOC112078355 gene encoding transforming acidic coiled-coil-containing protein 2-like, with protein sequence MSSTVDRDSMVTKSSLYTRTAGYGDGERESPYQPKDLDYSLGIAREEIVSKEKEVLEWQRKYEDSRQEVLEMRRIVSEYEKTIAQMIDDEQRICLCLTHNHPAADHREGPGSFRPQLSREKSGRTVQTIREAEGRPRGYRKLLPLGSGWLSLVTVRCLATRSVDLPTGIHKNSVMRRCEEVCSEYLSRVRKEEQRYHALKIHAEEKLDSEP encoded by the exons atGTCATCAACAGTGGACCGGGACAGCATGGTGACTAAGAGTTCCCTTTACACCCGGACGGCGGGCTACGGagacggggagagggagagcCCCTACCAACCCAAAGACCTAGATTATTCTCTGGGCATCGCACGAGAAGAG aTCGTGTCCAAGGAGAAGGAGGTACTGGAGTGGCAGAGGAAGTACGAGGACAGTCGACAGGAAGTGCTGGAGATGAG GAGAATCGTGTCAGAGTATGAGAAGACCATTGCACAGATGATTG ACGATGAGCAGAGGATATGTCTCTGTCTCACCCACAACCATCCAGCAGCTGATCATAGAGAAGGACCAGGCTCTTTCAGACCTCAACTCAGTAGAGAAAAGTCTGGCCGAACTGTTCAGACGATACGAGAAGCTGAAGGACGTCCTCGAGGCTACCGCAAg CTCCTGCCTTTGGGGTCTGGATGGCTCAGTTTGGTAACGGTCAGATGCTTAGCAACGCGATCTGTGGATCTCCCCACAGGGATCCATAAGAACTCAGT AATGAGGAGGTGTGAAGAGGTGTGCTCAGAGTACCTGTCCCGGGTGAGGAAAGAGGAACAACGATACCATGCCCTGAAGATCCATGCAGAGGAGAAACTAGACAGTGAGCCCTGA